From a region of the Methanolobus tindarius DSM 2278 genome:
- the tmk gene encoding dTMP kinase: protein MKGKLITLEGIDGSGKSTITERLRSNPEFKDFVFTREPTTGWIGDAVNRAIHSDTDDLAELLLFTADHAEHISKLILPALESGQNVISDRYSGSRYAYQAVTLKDKFPEPMEWIQQIHHGWTVDPDLTVLFDIDPEISVERCGNRGEQTKFEKIDFLEEVRANYLKLAEAHPKRFVIINTDRAVDEIEKDVLDAIHSLIEG, encoded by the coding sequence ATGAAAGGTAAACTCATTACTCTGGAAGGTATTGATGGCTCCGGTAAATCCACTATAACAGAGCGTCTGCGCTCTAATCCTGAGTTTAAGGATTTTGTTTTCACAAGGGAGCCAACCACCGGCTGGATAGGTGATGCCGTAAACCGTGCTATCCATTCGGATACAGACGACCTTGCAGAGCTTTTGCTTTTCACCGCAGATCATGCGGAACATATTTCAAAACTTATCCTGCCTGCACTTGAAAGTGGCCAGAATGTTATCTCTGACAGGTATTCAGGAAGCAGGTATGCATATCAGGCTGTGACGCTTAAAGACAAGTTCCCTGAGCCAATGGAATGGATACAGCAGATACACCACGGCTGGACAGTTGACCCAGATCTTACAGTTCTTTTTGATATTGATCCGGAAATATCAGTTGAGAGGTGTGGTAACCGTGGTGAGCAAACCAAATTTGAGAAGATAGATTTCCTGGAGGAAGTACGGGCAAATTACCTGAAGCTTGCAGAAGCACATCCTAAAAGGTTTGTTATTATCAATACCGATAGAGCTGTGGATGAGATTGAGAAGGATGTTCTGGATGCGATTCACTCATTGATTGAAGGATAA
- the trxA gene encoding thioredoxin — protein sequence MDDIESIRQKRMQQLQESLEKKEFPSDPVTINDASFNEFVSKYPLVLVDCWAPWCGPCRMLSPVLDELATEMQGKVVFGKLNVDEEKMTAVKFGITSIPAMLIFKNGEYVDKLIGAVPKQNIIQKLQPYI from the coding sequence ATGGATGATATAGAATCTATCAGGCAGAAAAGAATGCAGCAACTGCAAGAGTCTCTGGAAAAGAAGGAGTTTCCTTCAGATCCTGTAACAATAAATGATGCTTCCTTTAATGAATTCGTATCGAAATATCCGCTCGTTCTTGTGGACTGCTGGGCACCCTGGTGTGGTCCATGCCGCATGCTTTCCCCGGTTCTTGATGAGCTGGCAACTGAAATGCAGGGAAAGGTTGTGTTTGGAAAGCTGAACGTGGACGAGGAAAAAATGACGGCTGTTAAGTTTGGAATCACAAGTATTCCTGCAATGTTGATTTTCAAAAACGGGGAATATGTCGATAAACTTATAGGCGCTGTACCGAAACAAAATATCATCCAGAAACTTCAGCCTTATATCTGA
- a CDS encoding type II toxin-antitoxin system RelE family toxin produces MYTILYSTGALKDIKNLPADIAQKIVLSIKEISDNPKSHVKKLKGFPKSPLYSLRVGDYRAIMSIEDDKLVVFVIEVGHRSKIYRKY; encoded by the coding sequence ATGTATACTATCCTGTACTCTACCGGAGCACTGAAGGATATTAAAAATCTCCCGGCAGATATTGCGCAAAAGATAGTATTGTCTATCAAGGAAATCAGCGATAACCCAAAATCGCATGTTAAGAAGCTTAAAGGCTTTCCTAAATCGCCTTTGTATTCACTAAGGGTCGGTGACTATCGTGCAATAATGAGTATCGAGGATGATAAGCTGGTTGTGTTTGTTATTGAGGTTGGGCATCGGAGCAAAATCTACCGCAAGTATTGA
- a CDS encoding methanogenesis marker 14 protein → MSHKPRIAESPSVRLLDLKDKSKSYFIVASVEVGNTTTKCILTATNLEDGKTRLVKKSVSMTRDVRPPKPEEEVFGKTLNGVELTRESVSELVRDTLLGVVKEANLDIKTDVHFVVRSTGVVAGFDSPDEVGEFIKALADGCLLAGVPPNRMTPPMSISNIPDRFQKYSKLEKVIFDGAVASVTPPVGATGVEIVANEMEGELATAGIKEGAKWVDVDFRNPCLSMDFGTTLDGRIISPDLPYAKTIGNFCGYAGAIPDTIIKGTGMVDSKKGTALDIFDGKSLDGIALKLKSKIIHEYAEKILSYIIIEKVPKGRTRYGSVPVNSEAADAINVVLIGCDVGENGTDLDKLAALGAEIYEKHNVKVLFAVIDEVMARVVQRLVKVAQDEGLVYEDSAIGVTGRAGITGNKPKLILKYLHDLGINNKIEEHVVFVDDGLARGAAVMARCMNSLGTTFNPLGGHRGGKCILAQRIKLQNK, encoded by the coding sequence ATGTCACATAAACCAAGAATTGCAGAAAGTCCTTCTGTCCGTTTACTTGACTTAAAGGACAAATCAAAATCATATTTCATTGTAGCGTCGGTGGAAGTAGGTAATACCACCACAAAGTGCATCCTTACCGCAACTAACCTGGAAGATGGTAAGACCAGGCTTGTTAAAAAATCAGTTAGCATGACAAGGGATGTGAGGCCTCCAAAGCCGGAAGAAGAAGTGTTCGGAAAGACACTTAATGGAGTTGAACTTACAAGGGAGTCTGTTTCCGAATTGGTTCGGGACACTTTACTTGGTGTTGTGAAAGAAGCCAACCTTGACATTAAGACTGACGTTCATTTCGTAGTCCGCTCAACTGGTGTTGTAGCGGGTTTTGATTCACCTGATGAGGTTGGAGAATTCATCAAGGCATTGGCAGACGGGTGTCTTCTGGCAGGTGTTCCACCAAACCGAATGACCCCTCCAATGTCAATATCAAATATTCCTGACAGGTTCCAGAAATATTCCAAACTCGAGAAGGTCATATTTGATGGTGCAGTGGCAAGTGTAACTCCTCCTGTTGGTGCAACAGGTGTTGAGATTGTTGCGAATGAAATGGAAGGAGAGCTTGCAACAGCCGGAATCAAGGAAGGTGCAAAGTGGGTGGATGTTGATTTCCGCAACCCCTGTTTATCCATGGACTTCGGCACAACCCTTGATGGAAGGATTATCAGTCCTGACCTTCCGTATGCTAAAACCATAGGGAACTTCTGTGGCTATGCAGGTGCAATTCCTGATACCATTATTAAAGGAACTGGAATGGTGGATTCTAAAAAAGGTACTGCTCTTGATATTTTCGATGGCAAGTCACTTGATGGTATTGCACTGAAACTAAAAAGCAAGATCATACATGAATATGCTGAAAAAATACTGAGCTATATTATTATTGAAAAGGTGCCAAAAGGCCGTACAAGATATGGTAGTGTGCCGGTCAATTCCGAAGCTGCCGATGCAATCAATGTTGTTCTTATCGGTTGCGATGTAGGTGAGAATGGTACTGATCTTGACAAACTTGCAGCTCTTGGTGCTGAGATATATGAAAAGCACAATGTTAAAGTTTTGTTTGCAGTTATTGACGAAGTAATGGCACGTGTTGTCCAGCGTCTTGTAAAGGTAGCACAGGACGAAGGTCTTGTTTACGAAGATAGTGCAATAGGTGTTACTGGAAGGGCAGGTATTACAGGAAACAAGCCAAAGCTTATACTCAAGTATCTGCACGATCTTGGCATCAATAATAAGATAGAAGAGCATGTTGTCTTTGTAGATGATGGTCTTGCACGTGGTGCAGCCGTAATGGCAAGATGTATGAATTCCCTTGGAACGACCTTTAATCCTCTTGGTGGACACAGGGGTGGAAAATGTATTCTTGCACAGCGTATTAAACTACAGAATAAGTAA
- a CDS encoding DUF7557 family protein has translation MSAATTIKIDPQLKDDLDRLKLFPRETYNDVVSRLVDMAYDSEPISDDTIRRIEESLEDFKRGKYYTQEEVEAELGLR, from the coding sequence ATGTCAGCAGCTACGACCATAAAGATAGACCCTCAACTGAAAGATGACCTTGACAGATTGAAATTATTTCCTCGGGAAACGTATAACGATGTAGTCTCACGTCTGGTTGATATGGCATATGATTCTGAACCCATTAGTGATGATACAATAAGAAGGATTGAAGAATCACTTGAAGACTTCAAGCGTGGAAAATACTACACGCAAGAAGAAGTCGAGGCTGAGTTGGGGCTTAGGTAA
- a CDS encoding restriction endonuclease, translated as MAKWTVEHLLETDPQDFEVLLSQLFSKMGYHTELTQYSRDKGIDLVIRIENFGLVHTWNVQAKRYSNPVGVKDIREYSSIRYRDHVDGVIIVTSSSFTKEAIEEAEQHNLKLIDGYLLTEMLNHYLTDECANSGLHHENNSSPKNEENNAGAILKKGEQVLANETVILGNEKLILSITNKNIFLKRVSTGLFSKRSDIEERIELKNLLGMHCEPGRIILVTGNKKLKLYPLSSKKIQVIEETLESMRPEYVRGEHLIISSRNGTELTLLTNKRLIVLDISENTELDIPNKKIVGVELKGGFLKKEQLIISEDSGNMKKHSLMVENPAKWKEFIEQCVRTV; from the coding sequence ATGGCTAAATGGACTGTTGAACATCTGCTTGAAACCGACCCGCAGGACTTTGAGGTTCTGCTCTCACAACTTTTCTCCAAAATGGGATACCATACCGAACTTACCCAATATTCCAGGGACAAAGGAATTGATCTGGTAATCCGAATAGAGAATTTCGGACTCGTACACACATGGAACGTTCAGGCAAAAAGATACAGCAACCCGGTTGGCGTAAAAGACATCAGGGAATACAGCAGCATCAGGTATCGTGACCATGTTGACGGTGTCATAATTGTTACAAGCTCTTCTTTTACTAAAGAAGCTATTGAAGAAGCGGAACAACACAACCTCAAACTCATTGATGGTTATCTGCTTACGGAAATGCTGAACCATTACCTGACGGATGAATGTGCAAATTCCGGGTTACATCATGAGAATAATTCATCTCCAAAAAATGAAGAAAATAATGCAGGAGCAATTCTTAAGAAAGGAGAACAGGTTCTTGCCAATGAAACTGTAATACTGGGAAATGAGAAACTCATCCTTAGCATCACAAACAAGAATATATTTTTGAAGAGGGTAAGCACCGGTCTTTTCTCAAAACGTTCTGATATCGAGGAGCGAATAGAACTTAAAAACCTTTTAGGCATGCATTGTGAACCCGGCAGGATTATTCTTGTAACTGGAAACAAGAAACTGAAACTGTATCCCCTGAGTTCCAAAAAAATTCAGGTAATTGAGGAAACACTGGAAAGTATGCGTCCAGAATACGTCAGAGGAGAACATCTTATCATTTCATCCAGAAACGGGACAGAGCTTACATTGCTCACTAATAAACGTCTTATCGTCCTTGATATTTCAGAAAACACAGAGCTTGACATACCTAACAAAAAGATAGTTGGTGTGGAACTGAAGGGAGGATTCCTGAAAAAAGAACAGCTTATTATTTCAGAAGATTCCGGGAACATGAAGAAGCATTCTCTGATGGTTGAAAATCCTGCAAAATGGAAAGAATTCATCGAGCAATGTGTGAGAACTGTCTGA
- the polX gene encoding DNA polymerase/3'-5' exonuclease PolX: MDNIRIAEKFNHMAKMLEFKGESQFKTRAYTNAARTIKGLDEELQVLHREGSLEDIPGIGKILKSKIVEMLETGTFEAYERTMDEIPAGIIEIMNIPGIGPKTARLFYEKLGVQTVDELSRAAREHRIRRLPRMGEKQEEKILRSIARQKEDKDHGRHPYVLAKEVAREITDILNLSPDIEKVAITGSLRRKKDTVGDIDLIAISEEPEKAISYFTEIEKVEEILESGITKASIMYPGNFHVDLRVVKKDSYGSMLQHFTGSKDHNIHLRKLALSKGYSLNEYGLTDENSGELTKFSSEEKLYDELGLEYLPPELRGNRGEVEAALRGKLPKLIERKDIKGDFHVHSNWSDGANTMEELAEAAIQRGYEYIAITDHSHSTGVANGLSDKRLLEHIDAIDRLNEKYEEIRILSGTECDIKADGKLDYNNELLEQLDIVVVAVHAGLEQDRKKMTKRIVSALENEHVDIMAHPTGRKFGKRPPYDVDMETVIQTAKDNEKVLEINSSPWRLDLNDINAKRAKEHGVMLAINTDTHAIEQLDNIEYGINMARRAWVEPDDVLNTMSLKQICSRLDIPKE, encoded by the coding sequence ATGGACAACATCCGGATAGCTGAAAAGTTCAACCATATGGCGAAAATGCTTGAATTCAAAGGTGAAAGCCAGTTCAAGACACGAGCCTACACAAATGCAGCACGCACAATCAAAGGACTTGATGAGGAGCTTCAGGTACTTCACAGAGAAGGAAGCCTTGAAGACATCCCGGGAATTGGGAAGATTCTCAAAAGCAAAATAGTTGAAATGCTTGAAACCGGAACTTTTGAAGCTTATGAGAGAACAATGGATGAGATTCCCGCAGGAATCATTGAAATAATGAACATCCCCGGAATTGGGCCTAAAACTGCGCGATTGTTTTATGAGAAACTGGGTGTGCAGACCGTTGACGAACTCAGCAGGGCTGCAAGGGAACATAGAATAAGAAGACTTCCACGCATGGGAGAAAAGCAGGAAGAGAAAATACTGCGCTCTATTGCCAGACAAAAAGAGGATAAAGATCACGGAAGACATCCTTACGTTCTGGCAAAGGAAGTAGCAAGGGAAATTACAGATATTCTAAACTTGAGCCCTGATATTGAAAAAGTTGCAATTACCGGCAGCCTTCGAAGAAAGAAGGATACGGTCGGTGACATTGACCTTATAGCTATCTCCGAAGAACCAGAGAAAGCAATCAGCTATTTTACTGAAATTGAGAAGGTTGAAGAAATACTGGAATCGGGAATAACTAAAGCATCAATTATGTATCCGGGAAATTTCCATGTTGATCTTAGAGTTGTAAAGAAAGATTCCTATGGCTCAATGCTGCAACATTTCACAGGTTCAAAAGATCATAACATCCATCTCAGAAAGCTTGCACTATCAAAAGGATACAGTCTGAATGAATATGGACTGACCGATGAGAATTCAGGTGAACTCACAAAATTCAGTAGTGAAGAGAAACTGTACGATGAACTGGGTCTTGAATACCTGCCACCTGAACTTCGTGGGAACAGGGGAGAAGTCGAAGCTGCTCTCAGAGGAAAACTTCCGAAGCTTATCGAAAGAAAGGATATCAAAGGAGACTTTCACGTACACTCAAACTGGAGTGACGGTGCCAACACCATGGAAGAGCTTGCAGAAGCTGCTATTCAGAGAGGATATGAATATATCGCAATCACTGACCATTCACACTCAACAGGTGTGGCCAATGGCCTGTCTGATAAGAGATTGCTTGAACATATCGATGCCATTGACAGGCTCAATGAAAAATACGAGGAGATAAGAATTCTTTCGGGAACCGAGTGCGATATTAAGGCAGATGGTAAGCTGGATTACAATAATGAACTGCTGGAGCAGCTCGATATTGTGGTTGTTGCGGTTCATGCAGGACTTGAGCAGGACAGGAAGAAGATGACAAAAAGAATAGTTTCTGCCCTTGAAAATGAACATGTGGATATAATGGCACATCCAACCGGAAGAAAGTTTGGAAAGCGACCACCTTATGATGTTGATATGGAAACGGTGATTCAGACTGCAAAGGATAATGAAAAAGTCCTTGAAATAAACTCATCTCCCTGGAGACTTGACCTCAACGACATTAATGCAAAGCGGGCAAAAGAGCATGGTGTAATGCTTGCCATCAATACTGATACTCATGCAATTGAACAACTGGATAACATTGAATATGGGATAAATATGGCAAGAAGGGCATGGGTTGAACCTGATGACGTGCTCAATACTATGAGCCTGAAACAAATTTGTTCCAGACTTGACATTCCTAAAGAATGA
- a CDS encoding DUF166 domain-containing protein, with protein sequence MTTIGVITRGKYGNRLIETILSKTDMKVVQTAVPELLPDFIDEPEEFLEGLNIDTSVFDSNIVITYSLHPDLTVAIAHMAGKAGVKALIIPGGASKAPVVELEGLAKKYGMLIEVEDICCTLESEPETEELCKYLSIPELEVDIDKGIISSVKVLCGAPCGSTWHMAKELVGTKVEDAPARAGLLIQQYPCRAVRGGMGGIHESGDIHKKAVEDAIKRKREK encoded by the coding sequence ATGACCACCATCGGAGTAATCACCAGAGGAAAATACGGAAATAGGCTCATTGAGACCATCCTCTCAAAAACTGACATGAAGGTTGTTCAAACAGCAGTTCCAGAATTATTGCCCGATTTCATAGATGAGCCAGAGGAATTTCTGGAAGGACTCAACATAGATACTTCGGTATTTGATTCTAACATTGTGATAACTTACTCCCTTCACCCCGATCTTACAGTTGCAATAGCGCACATGGCAGGAAAAGCAGGTGTCAAAGCCCTGATTATTCCCGGAGGAGCCTCTAAAGCACCTGTTGTGGAACTAGAAGGATTAGCGAAAAAATATGGAATGCTCATAGAAGTGGAAGACATTTGCTGCACCCTTGAGTCTGAACCTGAAACAGAAGAACTCTGCAAATACCTGTCAATACCAGAACTTGAGGTTGACATCGATAAAGGTATAATCAGTTCGGTCAAAGTATTATGCGGGGCACCCTGTGGAAGCACATGGCACATGGCAAAAGAACTTGTGGGAACAAAAGTAGAAGATGCACCTGCCAGAGCCGGACTTCTGATACAGCAATATCCATGCAGGGCTGTACGGGGCGGCATGGGTGGCATCCACGAATCAGGCGATATTCACAAAAAAGCCGTTGAAGATGCCATTAAAAGAAAGAGAGAAAAATAA
- a CDS encoding heavy-metal-associated domain-containing protein — translation MTTEVIKIEGMMCGHCQANVEKSVGSVTGVSEVKVDLAAKQATVTFDPDIVSLDAIKAVVTDAGYTVVA, via the coding sequence ATGACAACAGAAGTTATCAAAATCGAAGGAATGATGTGCGGACATTGCCAGGCAAATGTGGAGAAATCCGTTGGATCTGTAACAGGTGTCAGCGAAGTGAAAGTTGACCTTGCAGCAAAGCAGGCAACAGTAACCTTTGACCCTGATATTGTAAGTCTTGATGCCATAAAGGCAGTCGTCACAGATGCCGGTTACACCGTTGTAGCCTGA